In one Deinococcus sp. QL22 genomic region, the following are encoded:
- a CDS encoding IS110 family transposase: MIILGLDPHPTTHTAVALDSRGVVLDSLSVQNDTDGLNQLCAWSARFEEHCWAIEGAGNRYVAPLLALLFANDQSVYHIHPSLTSQYRARRGKKKNDLVDAENVARVLLANPQLPPYQLSTQRTRLQELSRTRDKLAQQRKANQMMLEALPDTTTDSLSTALQAVLTSRSSVERVGTRHGDPGRSGGPHPVDVAGDRRRAGRHCARRSR, translated from the coding sequence CGCTCTCGACTCTCGGGGCGTCGTTTTGGACAGCCTGAGCGTCCAGAACGACACCGACGGCCTGAATCAGTTGTGTGCTTGGTCTGCTCGTTTCGAAGAGCATTGCTGGGCCATTGAAGGTGCAGGCAACCGGTATGTCGCTCCCCTGTTGGCCCTGCTCTTTGCCAATGATCAGTCGGTGTATCACATCCATCCCAGCCTGACCAGCCAATACCGTGCGCGTCGCGGCAAGAAAAAGAACGACCTAGTCGACGCCGAGAACGTCGCCCGGGTGCTGCTGGCCAACCCACAGCTCCCGCCCTACCAGCTCAGCACGCAGCGCACCCGCTTGCAGGAATTGTCCCGCACGCGGGACAAGCTCGCTCAGCAGCGTAAAGCCAACCAGATGATGCTCGAAGCGCTCCCAGACACGACGACGGACTCGCTGAGCACCGCCCTGCAGGCGGTACTGACCTCTCGAAGCAGCGTTGAAAGAGTTGGAACACGCCATGGCGACCCTGGTCGCTCAGGTGGCCCCCACCCTGTTGACGTTGCAGGGGATCGGCGTCGTGCTGGCCGGCACTGTGCTCGCCGAAGTCGGTGA
- a CDS encoding IS110 family transposase, with translation MATLVAQVAPTLLTLQGIGVVLAGTVLAEVGDIKRFEDVHHFASYCGAAPVERGSGKNTRWCVSVGGNRQLNRVLHLMALTRLRCDERTKTFVTRKEQEGKTKRAALRALKTHLARELYRTLQARHMGGPIPAHS, from the coding sequence ATGGCGACCCTGGTCGCTCAGGTGGCCCCCACCCTGTTGACGTTGCAGGGGATCGGCGTCGTGCTGGCCGGCACTGTGCTCGCCGAAGTCGGTGACATCAAGCGGTTTGAGGATGTCCATCATTTCGCCAGTTATTGCGGCGCTGCCCCAGTTGAACGGGGGAGTGGGAAGAACACGCGTTGGTGCGTGAGTGTCGGTGGCAACCGACAGCTCAACAGGGTGCTCCATCTGATGGCCTTGACCCGGCTGCGCTGTGATGAACGCACCAAAACATTCGTGACCAGGAAAGAACAAGAGGGAAAAACGAAACGAGCGGCACTTCGAGCACTCAAGACCCACCTGGCCCGCGAGCTGTACCGAACCTTGCAGGCCCGTCACATGGGCGGCCCCATCCCAGCCCATTCATAG
- a CDS encoding type II toxin-antitoxin system VapC family toxin produces the protein MKVLGYLDTNALVKLYVDEVGRDRVEKLIDEVEGALTTSVITYAESRGVFARYLREGKITAPEHNTIVENFNADWEGMNAIDVTPSVYRRAGDLLVAHPHLRAMDAIHMASVLDARTKIGIKFLTFDDALEAVATALLTKKELG, from the coding sequence ATGAAAGTCCTGGGGTATCTCGATACCAACGCGCTCGTGAAGCTATACGTCGACGAAGTAGGCAGAGACCGGGTTGAAAAGCTCATTGATGAGGTGGAGGGCGCTTTGACAACCAGCGTCATTACCTATGCCGAATCCCGTGGCGTATTCGCTCGTTACCTTCGAGAAGGCAAAATCACCGCGCCAGAGCACAACACGATCGTTGAAAACTTCAATGCTGACTGGGAAGGGATGAATGCGATCGACGTTACGCCAAGCGTGTACCGCCGTGCAGGTGATCTTTTGGTAGCTCATCCTCATTTGCGTGCAATGGACGCTATCCACATGGCTTCTGTTTTGGATGCTCGGACAAAAATCGGCATCAAATTCCTGACCTTCGATGATGCCCTCGAAGCAGTGGCAACGGCACTGCTTACCAAAAAGGAATTGGGATGA
- a CDS encoding helix-turn-helix transcriptional regulator — MKMRLNLGDYLSSNGLTAYRLVQESRGELAQNTIYAMAKKPAQRIDLDTVAKILETLGRVQQKQVDITDLLEVIEEPVVSLHGDPNRPALDLANLKKFQRRAAAIQPSSPTDSAATVASLRGQNN; from the coding sequence ATGAAGATGAGACTAAATTTAGGGGACTACCTCTCCTCGAATGGCCTTACGGCTTACCGCTTGGTGCAAGAAAGTCGTGGAGAGCTGGCACAGAACACTATCTACGCCATGGCGAAAAAGCCTGCACAGCGGATTGATTTGGATACGGTCGCCAAAATTCTTGAAACCTTAGGACGGGTTCAACAGAAACAAGTGGACATCACCGACCTATTGGAAGTCATTGAAGAGCCAGTTGTTAGCCTGCATGGCGATCCCAACAGGCCTGCACTTGACCTTGCAAACCTCAAAAAATTTCAACGCAGGGCAGCTGCCATTCAACCCTCGAGTCCTACCGATAGTGCTGCCACGGTTGCTTCTCTCCGGGGGCAGAACAACTAA
- a CDS encoding IS5 family transposase: MWREEITDEQWERLEPLLPSLLGLGRPYLAHRPIVSGILWVLRTGAPWRDVPERFGKWTTISSRFRRWTAKGIWQRVWAELQRLADLKGQLDWSMHFVDGTVIRAHQCAAGARGGQAEEALGRSRGGFTTKIHLRAEGQGKPMAFVLSGGERHESKYLQPLLETGAVVRAGRGRPRIRPDRLVGDKGYSYTTVRKYLHSRGIRVTIPRRKDQGDDLCFDPAVYRERNKVERLINRFKGFRRIATRYDKRAVNYQGWLTLAALLFWL; encoded by the coding sequence TTGTGGCGCGAAGAAATCACGGATGAACAATGGGAACGTTTGGAACCCCTCCTCCCATCCCTCCTCGGTCTGGGGCGTCCCTATCTGGCGCATCGACCCATCGTCAGTGGCATCCTCTGGGTGCTCAGAACGGGTGCGCCGTGGCGCGACGTTCCTGAACGATTCGGCAAGTGGACCACCATCTCCAGCCGCTTCCGTCGCTGGACTGCCAAAGGCATTTGGCAGCGGGTCTGGGCAGAACTACAACGCCTTGCTGACCTGAAAGGTCAGCTCGACTGGTCGATGCATTTCGTGGATGGCACGGTCATTCGAGCACATCAATGTGCTGCAGGAGCACGTGGAGGTCAAGCAGAGGAAGCCCTAGGACGATCTCGTGGTGGTTTCACAACCAAGATCCATCTGCGTGCTGAGGGGCAAGGCAAGCCTATGGCCTTCGTCCTGAGTGGAGGGGAAAGGCATGAGTCGAAATACCTACAACCGCTGCTGGAGACCGGTGCCGTGGTTCGTGCAGGACGAGGACGTCCCAGGATTCGTCCGGATCGTCTGGTGGGCGACAAAGGCTATAGCTACACCACTGTTCGGAAATATCTGCACAGCCGTGGCATTCGGGTCACGATTCCTCGGCGTAAGGATCAGGGAGACGACCTCTGCTTCGACCCTGCCGTATACAGGGAGCGCAACAAAGTCGAACGCCTCATCAATCGCTTCAAAGGGTTTCGGCGGATTGCCACCCGTTATGACAAGCGAGCAGTGAATTATCAGGGGTGGCTGACCCTAGCCGCTCTGCTGTTCTGGCTTTGA
- a CDS encoding DUF389 domain-containing protein, whose protein sequence is MAHTTKVAGIPPKPLKDFVENTELAHLASPEAKEVLFSVVGAWSGAVIMASFRRHVIVGALVALVLMPAAAYQGMALSIGRFDLAGESVERFTIDVAWMIGLGWLVSWLKQHTVHRRKSLV, encoded by the coding sequence ATGGCGCACACGACTAAAGTCGCGGGAATCCCGCCCAAACCCTTGAAGGACTTCGTCGAGAACACGGAACTGGCTCACTTGGCTTCCCCGGAGGCCAAAGAAGTGCTGTTCTCGGTGGTGGGCGCCTGGTCTGGGGCCGTCATCATGGCCTCGTTCCGGCGCCACGTCATCGTCGGCGCCTTGGTCGCCCTCGTCTTGATGCCGGCTGCTGCGTATCAGGGCATGGCGCTTTCCATCGGCCGGTTCGATCTGGCGGGAGAAAGCGTGGAGCGATTCACTATAGATGTGGCTTGGATGATTGGTCTGGGCTGGCTGGTCTCCTGGCTCAAGCAACACACCGTCCACCGGCGCAAATCCTTGGTCTGA
- a CDS encoding helix-turn-helix domain-containing protein yields MTPPARHLSLSSEEDAALRKLELGAGINVKVRLRASIVRLNASGMTVPRLAQHFGRNPQSVHNDLDRYEQRGIPGLMDGRSSGPPRRVTPEMDQYLQERLAEQRLWNSDLLAEALQERFGITVSRDAIRVRLLALGYSWKRGRYAPGQVPDPDVIHEHQASIETLKKGHWMANSPSSF; encoded by the coding sequence ATGACTCCTCCAGCCCGACACCTGTCGCTGAGTTCCGAAGAAGATGCGGCCCTGCGCAAGCTCGAACTGGGGGCGGGGATCAACGTCAAAGTTCGTCTGCGAGCGAGCATTGTCCGTCTGAACGCCAGTGGGATGACCGTACCGCGCCTCGCACAGCATTTCGGGCGCAACCCACAAAGCGTTCACAATGATCTGGACCGCTATGAACAGCGTGGCATCCCCGGATTGATGGATGGCCGGTCTTCGGGGCCGCCGCGCCGGGTCACCCCAGAGATGGACCAGTACCTTCAGGAGCGACTGGCTGAGCAACGGCTCTGGAACAGCGACCTCTTAGCCGAAGCGCTCCAGGAGCGCTTCGGCATCACGGTCAGTCGAGACGCGATCCGCGTCCGACTCCTGGCGCTGGGCTATTCGTGGAAGCGGGGACGCTACGCCCCGGGTCAGGTGCCTGACCCAGATGTCATTCATGAGCATCAAGCGTCGATCGAGACGCTAAAAAAGGGGCATTGGATGGCAAACTCACCCTCAAGTTTTTAG
- a CDS encoding transposase, whose translation MDGKLTLKFLDQTGLSLMLSVTNSWFPRGSGRQFKVPTRWGSQGRINLIGTLAVDAQGEHLAVRQLTASCTQDDVIAYLDTLAEQSDDAQRRSGTARLTVVMLDNASFHRGQAIRAREPIWAAKGMLLRYLPAYCPMLNRIETTWRRLKGFLMPRRCYDTVSELQAALLIALQALGATLI comes from the coding sequence TTGGATGGCAAACTCACCCTCAAGTTTTTAGATCAGACCGGCTTGTCACTGATGCTGTCGGTCACCAATTCCTGGTTCCCACGGGGTTCCGGACGGCAGTTCAAAGTGCCCACGCGCTGGGGATCTCAAGGACGGATCAACCTCATTGGTACGCTGGCCGTGGACGCCCAAGGTGAGCATTTGGCGGTGCGGCAGTTGACCGCGTCTTGCACGCAGGATGATGTCATCGCTTATCTGGACACCCTCGCTGAACAGTCTGACGACGCGCAGCGTCGTTCAGGAACCGCTCGGTTGACGGTGGTGATGTTGGACAACGCCTCATTTCATCGCGGTCAGGCGATTCGAGCACGAGAGCCGATCTGGGCTGCCAAGGGGATGCTCCTTCGATATCTCCCAGCGTACTGCCCCATGCTCAATCGCATTGAAACGACTTGGCGCAGACTCAAAGGATTCTTGATGCCTCGGCGGTGTTACGACACCGTCAGCGAACTCCAAGCGGCCTTGTTGATCGCCCTCCAAGCCCTCGGAGCCACCCTGATCTAA
- a CDS encoding transposase gives MKITVTAKLKLRPTPEQKTALDAVTLAYRDAVNFTSGIAFTENKLSAGMRLQKVVYEDLREKFGLPSQMACNAPRQVAASYKALWTKCKDHHARQQWIQSVKPGYQPRPFQGFERPAKFISRTLTYNFGRDYSWKKDQQVSVQTLEGRQVMAYDGWNKHLELIRSGCEVGGAKLSYQKSKKQYFLLVSLEIDLPDPQPADHKNVVGVDVGQRFHAVVTDTRNRTTFFSGQQTNHKKEGFARVRQSLQRKGTRSATRRLIAFSGRERRFIADRNHSLASQILKTYPQAVIGLEDLKDIRTRTEGRSNPQASLKAKRARRRRSQWSFAELQTFLAYKASLAGSMAIGVDAQYTSQQCVKCGHTSKGNRPQAGLIFVCEVCGYQVHSDLLGARNVTLRALAVRQDWTATGALSVRPDVSSVEAKAERLQRYSELRWSSDTSPSLE, from the coding sequence GTGAAGATTACAGTCACCGCCAAGCTGAAGTTGCGGCCTACCCCAGAGCAGAAGACCGCTCTGGACGCTGTGACTTTGGCCTACCGTGACGCAGTGAACTTCACTTCTGGGATCGCCTTTACCGAAAATAAATTGTCGGCCGGGATGCGGCTTCAGAAGGTGGTATACGAAGACCTGCGCGAAAAGTTCGGTCTGCCGTCTCAAATGGCCTGCAATGCACCCCGTCAAGTCGCCGCCAGCTACAAAGCACTGTGGACGAAATGCAAAGACCACCACGCCCGCCAGCAATGGATTCAGAGTGTCAAGCCTGGCTATCAGCCCCGTCCTTTCCAGGGATTCGAACGGCCCGCGAAATTCATCTCCCGCACCCTGACCTACAATTTTGGACGCGACTATTCGTGGAAGAAAGATCAGCAAGTCAGTGTACAGACTCTCGAAGGTCGTCAGGTCATGGCCTACGACGGCTGGAACAAGCACTTGGAGCTGATTCGGTCTGGCTGTGAAGTCGGCGGCGCTAAGCTCTCCTACCAGAAATCCAAAAAGCAGTATTTTCTGCTCGTCAGCCTGGAAATTGACTTGCCTGATCCCCAGCCTGCGGACCATAAGAACGTGGTCGGCGTGGATGTGGGCCAGCGCTTCCATGCCGTCGTGACCGATACCCGCAACCGCACCACATTCTTTTCAGGACAGCAGACCAACCACAAAAAAGAGGGCTTTGCCCGTGTTCGTCAATCGTTGCAGCGCAAAGGCACCCGTTCTGCGACGAGAAGGCTTATTGCTTTCTCGGGCCGGGAAAGACGGTTCATCGCTGACCGCAATCATTCCCTGGCTTCCCAGATTCTGAAGACCTATCCCCAAGCCGTCATCGGTCTGGAGGACCTGAAAGACATCCGCACCCGGACCGAAGGACGCAGCAACCCGCAGGCCAGCCTGAAGGCCAAGCGGGCCAGGCGGCGTCGTTCGCAGTGGAGTTTTGCCGAGTTGCAGACTTTTCTGGCCTATAAAGCCAGTCTGGCCGGCAGCATGGCCATTGGGGTGGATGCCCAGTACACCTCGCAACAGTGCGTCAAGTGCGGACATACCAGCAAGGGGAATAGACCTCAAGCTGGACTGATATTCGTCTGCGAGGTATGCGGGTACCAGGTGCATTCAGATCTTCTTGGAGCGAGAAATGTCACTCTCAGAGCGTTGGCGGTCCGGCAAGACTGGACCGCTACGGGTGCCTTGTCAGTGCGCCCTGATGTGTCGAGCGTTGAAGCCAAAGCTGAGCGCCTGCAACGGTACTCAGAGCTGCGGTGGAGCTCAGACACAAGCCCATCACTTGAGTGA
- a CDS encoding SDR family oxidoreductase, with translation MLPSSPLFQPRPDQTALIVGATGLSGRYLAPLLIDRGWTTYGLSRTPGSGIAGLQPLAADLRDVASLAAALTDVAPSHVFITSWARQETEAENIRVNAEMVRNVLSVLSPQRSVQHVALVTGLKHYLGPFDAYANGDALPPTPLREEMPRLDLPNFYYAQEDEVYAAAERDGFSWSVHRPHTLIGQATGNAMNLGTTLAVYASICKASGRPFRWPGSAAQWSGLSDVTDARVLAQQLLWAAETQAAHNQAFNVVNGDVFRWSWLWGRIAAWFGVEAVGYDGTVHPLEVELSGAEGVWAELAQQHGLAEPNLGRLASPWHTDLDLGRPMEVMTDMARSRRLGFTGYQNTEDSFFDLFAQLQQARLIPG, from the coding sequence ATGCTTCCTTCTTCTCCTTTATTCCAGCCACGTCCTGACCAGACTGCTCTCATTGTGGGCGCGACGGGCCTGTCTGGCCGCTACCTCGCGCCGCTCTTGATCGACCGCGGCTGGACCACCTATGGGCTCTCCAGGACACCTGGTTCTGGCATCGCCGGCCTTCAACCACTCGCGGCTGACCTCCGCGATGTGGCTTCCCTCGCTGCAGCCCTGACAGATGTGGCCCCCAGCCATGTCTTCATCACGAGTTGGGCGCGTCAGGAGACAGAAGCGGAGAACATCCGGGTCAACGCCGAGATGGTTCGGAACGTGTTATCGGTTCTTTCACCTCAGCGTTCAGTGCAGCACGTCGCGCTGGTGACAGGCCTGAAACACTACCTGGGGCCCTTCGATGCGTACGCGAATGGCGACGCACTGCCGCCCACACCGCTGCGCGAAGAGATGCCGCGCCTGGATCTGCCGAACTTTTACTATGCGCAGGAGGACGAGGTGTACGCGGCCGCCGAGCGGGACGGATTCAGCTGGAGTGTGCACCGCCCTCACACCCTGATTGGTCAGGCCACTGGCAATGCAATGAACTTGGGCACGACGCTGGCGGTCTACGCCTCCATCTGCAAGGCCAGTGGCAGGCCTTTCCGTTGGCCAGGCTCTGCCGCGCAGTGGTCGGGGCTCTCAGACGTGACCGATGCCCGCGTACTGGCACAACAATTGCTGTGGGCCGCTGAGACACAAGCCGCCCACAATCAAGCATTCAATGTGGTCAACGGTGACGTCTTCCGGTGGAGCTGGCTCTGGGGCCGGATTGCAGCATGGTTCGGCGTGGAGGCCGTCGGCTATGACGGCACCGTTCACCCACTTGAAGTCGAGTTGAGCGGCGCTGAGGGCGTGTGGGCGGAACTTGCTCAGCAGCACGGTCTGGCGGAGCCGAATCTCGGCCGGTTGGCCTCACCCTGGCATACGGACCTTGACCTGGGCCGCCCGATGGAGGTCATGACCGATATGGCCCGCAGCCGGCGGCTTGGTTTCACGGGCTACCAGAACACGGAGGACTCATTTTTCGATCTGTTCGCGCAGCTGCAGCAAGCCCGACTGATTCCGGGCTGA
- a CDS encoding alpha/beta hydrolase, with the protein MLLYRPRGGLRNAAALLYVHGGGFISGSAQDYHRQCARFANELGVLVVNVDYRLALKVPFPGPLEDCYAALTWLKDHAAELGVNPERIALAGDSAGAGLAAGLAQLAHDRGEVQPAFQLLFYPMLDDRTVLLEQHDNRGEFVWTPGSNQLGWTAYLGHQPVLEQAPEYAVPARRMDLRGLAPAWIGVGTLDLFYLEDKEYARRLAEAGVPCEFFEVEGGYHASELFMSGASVSAEFLERSLQALRQGLQLADSAVARLS; encoded by the coding sequence GTGCTGCTGTACCGGCCACGGGGAGGGCTGCGGAACGCGGCAGCGCTGCTGTACGTCCACGGTGGCGGTTTCATCTCGGGTTCAGCCCAGGACTATCACCGGCAATGCGCGCGCTTCGCGAACGAACTCGGCGTGCTGGTCGTCAACGTGGACTACCGCCTCGCCCTGAAGGTGCCATTCCCAGGTCCCCTGGAGGACTGCTACGCCGCACTGACATGGTTGAAAGATCATGCCGCCGAGCTCGGGGTGAACCCTGAGCGGATCGCTCTGGCTGGAGACAGTGCAGGCGCAGGTCTAGCTGCTGGCCTCGCGCAACTCGCGCACGACCGTGGTGAGGTGCAACCTGCCTTCCAACTGCTGTTCTATCCGATGCTGGATGACCGCACGGTGTTGCTTGAACAGCACGACAACAGGGGTGAATTCGTGTGGACGCCTGGATCCAACCAGCTGGGGTGGACGGCGTATCTTGGTCATCAGCCGGTTCTGGAGCAGGCACCAGAGTACGCGGTGCCAGCGCGGCGTATGGATCTGCGTGGGCTCGCGCCGGCGTGGATTGGTGTGGGAACGCTGGACTTGTTCTACTTGGAAGACAAAGAATACGCGCGGCGCCTAGCAGAAGCAGGAGTACCGTGCGAATTCTTCGAAGTGGAGGGGGGCTATCACGCGAGCGAACTGTTCATGTCCGGCGCTTCGGTGTCGGCGGAGTTTCTGGAGCGCAGCCTCCAAGCCCTGAGGCAGGGCCTGCAGCTCGCTGACTCTGCTGTGGCGCGCTTATCCTGA
- a CDS encoding NADPH-dependent F420 reductase, producing the protein MNIGIIGAGHIGATLARKLAARGHTVKLANSKGPESIFDLAREVGAVAVTKQEAVQDVDVIILSIPFARHTELGGLFSEVPKDVVVIDTSNYYPFRDGAITEVDAGKPEGVWVSEQIGRPVTKAWNAVLAQTLTDRGTAAGTPARIALPVAGDDRQAKATAMQLVDATGFDALDAGALAESWRQQPGTPAYCTELPLDELQVAVTAADQQRAPQNRDALMKTFMTQSAPLTHDGMVTLNRALTA; encoded by the coding sequence ATGAACATCGGTATCATCGGCGCTGGCCATATTGGCGCTACCCTCGCCCGCAAGCTCGCTGCTCGGGGCCATACGGTCAAACTCGCGAACTCCAAAGGGCCGGAGTCCATTTTTGACCTCGCCCGTGAAGTCGGTGCGGTTGCCGTCACCAAGCAAGAGGCGGTTCAGGACGTTGACGTGATCATTCTGTCGATCCCGTTCGCTCGTCACACTGAACTGGGAGGGCTCTTCAGCGAAGTTCCCAAGGACGTCGTGGTCATAGACACGTCGAACTACTATCCTTTCCGCGACGGGGCTATCACGGAAGTCGATGCAGGCAAACCGGAAGGCGTCTGGGTCAGTGAACAGATTGGCCGACCGGTGACCAAAGCATGGAACGCGGTGTTGGCGCAGACCCTGACAGACCGGGGCACGGCCGCTGGCACGCCCGCACGGATCGCCCTTCCAGTGGCTGGTGACGATAGACAAGCAAAAGCTACAGCGATGCAGTTGGTGGACGCCACGGGTTTTGACGCCCTGGACGCAGGAGCCCTCGCAGAGTCTTGGCGGCAGCAGCCGGGTACCCCGGCATACTGCACTGAATTGCCGTTGGACGAACTGCAGGTGGCGGTGACCGCTGCCGACCAGCAACGTGCGCCGCAGAACCGCGACGCACTGATGAAGACATTCATGACCCAAAGCGCGCCGCTCACGCATGACGGTATGGTTACCCTCAACCGTGCCCTGACGGCATGA
- a CDS encoding TetR/AcrR family transcriptional regulator, translating into MKVVSTVSKHPHSLQQGGLISTEATSRKPRTDVIRNRTVILDTAQRHFQQHGIGTSLDAIAKEAGIGPGTLYRHFPTREALLAAVLQLHSQELVARRATLIQIADPDEALQQWLGALEDYLNAFSGLPEPLMAATRASAPDNPLTYPCDQLITMTDEFLQAAQVQGHVRTEVQSRDLFLATAAVAWIRGEGSTDDARRLRTLIQSGYDRSDTTRSQP; encoded by the coding sequence ATGAAGGTCGTTTCTACAGTGTCAAAGCATCCCCACTCACTTCAGCAAGGAGGACTGATCTCTACGGAAGCCACCTCACGCAAACCCCGCACTGACGTCATTCGCAACCGCACGGTCATCCTGGACACGGCACAGCGTCACTTCCAGCAGCACGGTATCGGCACCTCACTGGACGCCATTGCCAAGGAAGCAGGAATCGGACCGGGGACGCTTTACCGTCATTTCCCGACCCGAGAGGCCCTCCTGGCTGCGGTCTTACAGCTTCACTCCCAGGAACTGGTCGCCCGGCGCGCGACCCTAATCCAGATTGCCGACCCGGATGAGGCCCTACAGCAGTGGTTGGGCGCCCTGGAGGACTACCTCAATGCCTTTAGCGGCCTGCCTGAACCCCTGATGGCGGCGACCCGGGCGAGTGCACCGGACAACCCACTGACTTATCCCTGCGATCAGCTCATCACCATGACGGACGAGTTTCTCCAAGCGGCTCAAGTGCAGGGCCATGTCCGCACCGAGGTGCAGTCGCGTGACCTGTTCCTGGCTACCGCCGCCGTCGCCTGGATCCGGGGGGAAGGATCCACGGATGACGCCAGGCGCCTCCGCACCCTCATTCAGAGCGGGTATGACCGCTCAGACACCACCAGGAGTCAACCATGA